From the Hemicordylus capensis ecotype Gifberg chromosome 1, rHemCap1.1.pri, whole genome shotgun sequence genome, the window TATCTGAACTCGCCTGGCATTGCTTTTCACTTCTAGccagtagtaggggtgtgcacagaaccagctggcccagttcagttagaGTCCGGACcggatttgaactggaccaggccagtttggtccagcaacCCCTTGAACCACCGCCCCAGTTCGGTCCGGTCCAGGGGGAGGTTTGCGAacaatgttttttaattgtttttttaaaacttactccCTTTTACTTATCCCCTtcttggaggtggcgggggggggcgtcccacagaggtttcccctccccctgctagcctcccttattgccaccaCCAGCCATTATATTTGTAGATGTAAAATTTTGTACAGGCTGCCATTTCACAACTGGTTCCACCTCCCCTAGTTGCTATTTGTGCTGATGGCTGCCAGGGCTTTGGCAAAAGAAAAGGAACTCCCAGAAGCCTTAGGTCTACCCACCCCACTCTAGTACACAGTGGCATTATGCAACATTATTGTTCAGCACAGAATTGAAAAAAGTGGAGGGAGTGACTGAATTAGGATACAAGACATGTTGATGAGTAGGGAAGCAGCTACGCAAAAGTTCAATCTATGCACTAAATATGACATGCAATCCCTTCTGTTGGACAGTAGCTATATCAATACAAGGCCCCTGTGTGCCATCATAGGTATACATCGCTATGGGATGCCAGTAAATTTTCAGTAGGAACGCTGATACTTACTCCATCCTCCACACTGGACAggtaaagcatttttttaaaaaaatagtttatttacatttatatcccactcttccttgcaggagcagtgttccctcttaaatgaattcccagatgttgttgactacaactcatagactccccagccaaaggcattgcagctggggatgctgggagttgtagtgaacaacatctgagaatccttgttagagggaacagtgtccaggagcccagagcaatgtgtatggttaggtttatcctcacaagccTATGAggcaagttaggctgagagatacatgactggcgcAGAGTCAGTTCTTAAATATCTGCTCACACCTGAGGCTGAAAAGAGTTATCCCTGCCTTCTATATATTTGGTTTGTAAAAAGCAAATCCTCCACGAAGTTTTAggcaaaaataaaatcaatttttcCTCCTTGCATAGTAAAGATTTAAGAAAGCAGTTAAGAATgaatggagcctactttctgcttcttttaacacgGTGAGACTTACCTAGGACCCTTTCTCATGTActttgaatttggtttgtatctgtcAGCACATGAGTTACAAAGGGATGTTGCTTATACTTTGAatagccaccatcttgaaccaacatggcagacctttaaaaaaacaacaacacagtgtCCCCTagatgtgctgtgaatttggtctATATCCAGCTGCAAACATAAGTTCTTAGAGAAGTACAATACAGAAATGCTGAACTCAGAAGCCTTCTGCCCTTCagcaagtaggctaaaaatgccatTGGAAAAGTATGGTTCTCTCTCCTCTGGGCctatccaccaggacatcttctcaATTCAAAGTTCTTAAGCACACTTTTTTATTCAGAAGGAAATAAAGAGCAGATAGAGCCTGGCATGCAGCCGCAAAGACTTCCTAAGAAAGCAGGAACACACATACAGTGCCACAAATATAGTATCCCAAGAAGCAGTGATCTTGTTACACATAGAGAACTGAGTTGACAAAAGGTTAAAGTGGCTCAGCATAAAATGAGCTTTCTTAAAGAGGTAATTATAGATGAAGATGACATGAGTCATGCATGATCAAAAGTCAACACAGACAATTAGTGTCTAAGAAGACAATAGTGCTTGAATATACTACGTGTGGAACTCAGCCTAGAAATATTTTAGGAGCTACATAGTTGCAATGACATTGTAAACTGTGGAAGAAGCAACAGCCCAAGCATCTGTTATTTAAAACAGATTTCTGGCCTTTGTGGAGAAAGGCCAGAAAGAGTACAGTTTTTCTCTGCTACAGATTTGTAAACCAGAGAGCTAGTATCTAATGATACACTCAATCAACCAAGGgtagccaagatgatcaggggcctggagcaccttccttatgaggcaggctATAGCATCTGTGGCGCTTTAGTGTGGAAAAAATGcaacatgattgaggtgtatgaaattatgcatggagtagagagagtcaAGAGAGAGATACCCCacctcacactagaaccaggaggcATCTGATGAAACTGAGGGTCGGgaagtttaggaccgacaaaaggaagtactttccccacacaattaatctatggaattctctgccacaggatgtggtgatggctactactTGGATAGccttaaaaggggaggggggattagacaaattcatggaggacacatctatcagtgtcaactagtctggtggctataggccatctccagcggAAAGATGcctcaataacagttgcaggggagtagcagtaggagagagggaatgccctcatctcgtctgtgggctccctagagacatctggtgggccactgtgtgaaacaggatgctggacaagataggccttgggcctaatccagcagggctgtttgtatgttCTCAACTAGTTTCATGTATCAGAGGGTGTTTTCTTCCAACAATAGCCCACACTGTCATCTCTTTTGTGTAGCACTTTAAAATTGAGAGATGTTGCAAAAGGAGTTTGCCAGTCTGTTGTTCAAGGAAGAGCCCTCACTCCCTAGATGAGCACAACCAAGTAGCTTGGTTGGTTTAACATGAGCTTAAACTAACCAAGTAGCACCTTGGATTCCAGCCAACACATATGGCTGGAATGGCTGatggctatttattttatttttttacatttatatcctcacaataaccctgtgaggtaggttaggctgagagatctgtgactggcccagagtcacccggtgagtttcatggttgaatggggattcgaacttgggtctttccagtcctagtccaacactttaaccactacgctatgctggctctcctatgctatgctggctagaTGCAGCTATTGCTCTCTTTTCATACGGTTCAGTTTGTCATCTTCTTTTAAATCCAGCTCCATTTGCAAACACTTCCCCACTCCCACAAGAAAACTAGAGAGATATTCCAAGTTTTGTAATAATACATGTCTTTAAAGGAAGACTTTGAAGCTATtgtcacaatcactggaaagtgggctaagggagcttagcccgctttccagggatcgtgggaaccaccgggcttgcaggcgagcctagtgctcccaaggtggctagcccgcctaactacccctccctaTAGACCACCTTTTTgcttgtgtattgctgtggcgcatggcgacacacgagtaggcCCCCAACCGAGAGGCTGcgagcagcctcccgggcttgggggtctctccagaatgcccctcgtgcttgcacggggcatcctggaacttccgggggacgtgtgggcggctgctcgtctgtgggaagagcaggctaagcccgctctccctgcagttagccccacaGTTCTCACTGaacgtgagaagagcttctttgggACCTTTTCGCCACAGAGTTCTAGACCCTGTGGTGCAAGTTAACATAGTAAAGCAAGTAATCCAACAGTCTACATGGCTTCAGATATGGATTCCCAACTTAGTGTTTAGTCAATTAAAAATATGAACTCTTGTCAAATAGAATAGCAAATGAAATGTAAAAGCAATTGGGAGGTATGCTATATAATGGGACATTGAGTGAGCAGTGTCGAGTGGCTCATTCACAGCTTGAAGCCCACCCAGCTGCAGCACTGTGTCAAACACAGTGGCCAGTTGCTGGGACCTGGAAACATAGGGAAAAGTGGACACATGATCAACAAGCACAGGTACCTGGACCCCTGCTGTTCAATAACCTGGGTTAAGACTGAGGGTTAGAAGCAGGGTTACCCAGATTCATACTACCAGGGCTTAGGGCAACTgccctggttcacacaagcatgcaaccCTGGGTTATAGGCAGACTACCTAAGTTTAGATGCTCATGTGAAGAGGCTTATGGTAATCACTAGTGACTgataagcccgttacattaatgggcgctagaagagttgtgaacaGGGGAGCCGGCTGCGCACCTGCGCCAGCTCAGTCCTCTCTCTGACTCGCTGGAGAGAGGACGTCCGTAGCAGCTCCTAGGCCGGTCAGGAGCACGTGGCCAGGCCTAATAGGAGTGGCTGTGctgggggctgtagcggcggcggagggctcttaagcccccccgccgagaatcaAGGGCGGCCCCCTGCTTAGAGGCCATGGGTGCGGCCTCCCTCAGTGGCGCCGCGGACGCGGCATAATCGAGCGGCCACTCCCAGGGGCGGTAGtggcggcggagggctcttaagccctgccgctGGGGATCCAGGGCGGCGAGCGACCTCCCCACCACCGGAGTGGCTGTTCCGGGCAGCGCCACAGACGCGGCCCAATCCGAGCGGCTGCTCTTGGGGGCTGTAGTGGCAGCGGcgggctcttaagccctgccgccgGGAATCCGAGCGGCCTCCTCACCAGCGGAGCAGCGcgtgcgccacgcatgcgcagaacacccgcaagagacatggacgcaggtaccttagggttttattatataggatgagaGTTatgaacaagattttttttaaagttgtttgaGCTTCTCCCAAGTATAAAAGTTGGCATGTCATCACAAGCAGTGATTGAATTTAATTTTTTCACAGAAGGGCCTTAGACAAGCCACTTCCAAGAAGGTACACTACATGCAGAAAATAGGTTCCCCATTTCCCCGCCATGTCTAACAAACTCTGAAAGGTATGAAAAACCTCTGCCCTTTAAAGTAGCCACAGTAATTAACTAATCAACCATTAGACTCAAGACTGAACCTCTTTGTGGCATACCAGCTATGAACAGTGAAAACAGCTTGAAGTCAGTGAAGTACCCATACAAGTTTCTATAGCTATAACAGATTCTGAAGAGACAACTGTACTGACAagtattttattttgttcatCTCATATCAGGATTGAAAGTGTCATGAGGCAGTTCACCATGCTGAAATAAGTATCACAGTATGCATCAGTATCCTGATGTGCTTTCTCTACCTTATGAAGTTAACGTGCAAAAACTGTTCTTTGGTGAACAGTATGACTAACTGGTGTTCAGAAGACAGTCAAATCAAAAGAGAGGATTATCTTCAACACCAAATATGCGCCTCCCTTATACATGGGAATCCATTAAGTTGTGGAGCTCTCCATATTTGAACTGCTGTATTTAACAATATGGAACATCACTCACAGTATAGCATCAGGTTTAGTGTTATGCAATATACCTTCATAAGAAATATGTAAAGCTTAAAATAGAGGGCAGAATATAATCTATGGTATAAACTTGTTCAACATCAACTTAGGAGACCACTATTTTAGAACTTGCACAGAAATCTTTGTTGCATGAGAACATtaggaacaaacaaaaaaagttctgCATGCAGCCTTATTTATATGCCTCCGCTCTCCCCAAGGTTCAAAGTCTAACTTGATTAATGGACCTCTCTGCCAGTAAAGCTCCCCTAGGGAAATAGGATTCAATAAACACTTGCCCATCACTGATAAAGAGTAAACTTTTGTTATTTTACATGTCAACTGAACATCCAAGAGATGATTGATGACCCTGTGATCAAAACTAGTTTAGAATCCAGCAGTCCAGGTGCATGAAACCATCATCCACAGACTTAGCTGTATTGCAAGTTGTACATTTTGGCCATTTAAATCCATTGTGGAAGATGCTATTGCTAACTCAATAAAGGTTTATTAATCGTTTTATATTAGTAACCAATAATTCTCCTCACTTTAGCAAATACAGGGACATAAAATTCAGCAGAACTCCCTCCATAGCAGAGCATCCTCTCAAAGAAACACACTTGTTCCCtcactgggtttttttaaaaagacagtacagaatatatatttttaaagtgtacACATCTGGCCTAATGTACTTTAACCTTCAGTATTTCCTGTGGAGGACATTCTTTTgctcaaatttaaaacaaaacaaaacaggctttCAAATGAAAGCATATAGTCTCTGAGCCACTCTGGAGTGGATCCTGAAAATCCTTAGAAAGCCCACTTTAGACTTTAACAATCTACTTGATGCCACATGCTTCTTCTGTCCAAAATTTGCCAAAATGCAACCGATATTCTCTTGCTGTGAAATATGACTGAAGTATTCATTTTATTTCCAGCTATTCAGTCTGTTTCCATGGCAACATTGCGGGAGTCTTTGGTTACCATGAGTCGCATTAATTGACTGTGGAATTTCTCAATCTTCTTTACATCTTGAGCCTGGTCTGTCCTATAAAGTAGACactgaaagagagagggagacatttATCAGTGTTTCTTTCAATCTACCTGCACCCAAGCTTAATATTGGCTTGCATTTTACTAAGCACATGAGTTTTCTTCTCATTTCTGTTTGGTTTATTACATACTGTTTTCCATATTGCACTATAAGGGCCAATTAGAAATTGGACACATTTTTGAGGTCTAACAGCTTTTTGAGGTCTAACACATTTTTTGAGGTCTAACATTGCTTCTATTAGCAATGGTAGCTTAACTATGATTGGCAATATACTTCTGCATATAAGATGCCTGGGACAAACAACAATACCATCACACCCTATTTGAGTTTCCAGAAGCATCTAGTTGGCCATCTCGGAAACAatgctgaactaaatggacctttGAGCTCATACAGTAGCACCCTACCTATATATTCTCAGACAATGAGGAGCTGCAATTACCTACTCAGCTGTGATCAGGACACCTCAGCATGTCAAGGGAGATGCAGAGCTACAGACCTACAATGCACAGGAATTGTATCTGCCACAAGGAAAGAAGCTGGAGATGAGGAGTGGGAAGATGTTTTGAGCAAACCACAGGAAGGAAAAGGCTAAGCAGCACATGCACGGTTCCTCCAAAGCTACTacttagtttttaaaaagcaatatgtCAGCAGGCTAATCACACAACTATCCCAAGGGCCAAGCAATACTGTTCAATTCAAAGAAATATTTTACTTACAACTACATCATCTGTTACTTTGATGCACAGACTTCCATCACAGTGTCGGTATTTGAGTACCACACGCACCTGAGAAGACACAAACATTATTAAGGGTGAATAAATGACATATGGTTATTTCCACACAGCACCTTCAAAGACAGATAATGCTGAATTCCTTAACCCATCTTTGGAAATAGGTCTACAACAGTTACTAGTCTTTATtaacccacatacacacacccccctATATTAGTCATTTACATTCAGAGACCTATGCACATTAAAGTGATGCTTTCCTACCTCATAGCAATTCTTACTTGTCACAGGTATCCAAGCAAGCAGTTACTTGCAAGACTGCCTtaatccaaaaacaaaacaattttaagagTTCTTTTATTTTGCTCAGAAAGTTCTCTCATTCCCAACTTCCACCAATGCAAAAAATCCAGACTCAAAACTTGGATGTGTTCTGTGCTGCATGATAAACTAGGGCAGAgcttcccaacctttttaaaaaaaccaaacacaagtGTATCTTTCTGTCACAagtcttcagctcaggtacctcaTATAGACTGACTGGTAAGAGAGATCATATATACGAGAACagacaaatttaaatgttacagttatgagacaggctactctaaCCACTTgattacatccagactaaattacttaagagtaaaggtaaagtgtgccttcgagtcgattttgactcctggcgcccacagagccctgtggttttcttttggtagaatacaggagggaattgcctcctctcatgcagtatgagatgatgtctttcagcatcttcctatattgctgctgcccaatatagtaccagcagggattcaaactggcaaccttttgcttgttagtcaagcatttccccactgcgccacttaaggtgacttgcttaggagtattcccactgaaattatagGACAAAGCCTGTTAGTTAGGCAAAGACGAGTTTCAACACATAGCCAGCAAATCAGGAGTGGGGGAGGACTGTCTTcactttccttcttttctttctgcagcagacacatcaacTTCAAGTCAGTGATCCTCAGATGGAGAACAGCATGGCTACAGCATGGAAAGGCAGGAGGGCTACAAGTACCCCCTGGCAGCCCTTCAAGCACCCCTAGGGGTACCAGTCTTcactgttgggaacccctggactaggcGTTTAATCGTGAAATCAAGTAGTAGAAGACAGCACATCTCTAGAAAACGCTTAACTGAAGAATTTAGTGGGGTTCTAAGGTATAGCAGCAATAACCATCTATCAATAAGAGTCATATTATGTGCAACAGGAAAGACAACATTTATTTTCAAAGTAATAGTTTGAGGTCaactgtttttactgttttgttgtaaacggcccagagacttgcattctgggtggtatacaaatgtgtcaaacaAACTCACTTGGCAATATCTTTATGTATACTATATTTTAGGTCCAATATCCAGACTTGCAGGGGTGAAATATTTTATGTATACTATATTTTAGGTCCAATATCCAGACTTGCAGGGGTTTTGTAGTCCAGAAGCTATATTATAATATACTAAAGGGAATGTGCGGTTCAGTATATAACCTTTGCCAGCTATTACTCAAACTGCCTAATGTGACAGGAGGCAGGACAAGCAGAAATATCTCTGCTAATCAATGAATGACCTGCTCCTACACTAAGCTTCTCCAACTGCCATTGGACAGGATTCTGATACTACAGAGAAGGGTCTAGAAGCATTTCTGCTCAGGAAATGGCAGATCAGAAGAAGCAGGAAGTTTCTAGGTCAAGAGGAAACAGTCATGGAGGAAAGAATAAGTAAAGGTGAGACATCAGCATGAAAACTGGCAAGGAAAACTGGACTTCAATGATGTTTCAGATTAACCAACTAAATCTCTGTTTGCCATCTAGttcaaaatgaatgttctttTGAGCCCTGGGAGAGCGCCCTGAAACACAAATGCCTGGATTTGTATATGTTGTATATTACAAGTAGGGTGATGAATTTGTCTCTTTAATAGTATACAGTTAACACATGGTTCAGTGGTATATGTTGcaaattttttttaagcaaatcATTCTGACAATTGTATCACACAGACACATGTGAGATATCCAGCTGTGTACTAAGGCAGGGTACTTTTCCAATGCTGCACTACCTACCAAATCTATAGCTCAATGAGATTTTTAAACCCTTAACATTTTATCTACTACTGCAGGAAAGTTCTGCTCTAGAGAACTAATGTGTGTTCAGCAAAATAAAGTTTGGGTATTACTAGAAGAGCATCTGTCCTTCACATAAAATATGAAACAAGGCTTGAATATCCCAGTCTTAATACATACATCAGATAGTTCACTGCCAAAATCATGGTATAGCCACCCATAAggtaaacatctttttaaaagatgtagaATCCCcactgtatgtttcccagactatgggaaacacctatattgggcagcagtgatataggaagatgctgaaaggcataatctcatactgcacaggaagaggcaatggtaaacccctcctgtagtctaccaaagacaagaaGGCTTTGTGGtgaccaggaatcaacactgactcaaggccacactttaccttttacagagGAGTGACACATAATTTTATACTTTAAGTTATACCAAATTACAATTGTGGAAGCTACTCTGATTTCCATATGGTTGCTTCTATTGCTTCTCAGGGGTTATTACCCCAAAAGTTGCAGTAATTGAAGCTTCGGTTCAGATTTAGAGCTATAAGCTACTTTCCCCTATAAAACGAATGAAGCTGTTATATAAAGATATGTTATGCATCATTATGTCTAAGCATTCTCAAACAAGTCAGTTTAAACACATTTGATTAAAAAATGTTATCAACATACTGATCTAGACACAAAGGGAACTTACTTTGAAATAATACTGAGGAGCACAAAGAATTCCTTCTTTCCAGCACACATTAATATAATCAAAGGAATAGTTTCCACAAAAGCCACAGCTGACTTCTCACCTCCAGCTCATTGTTGATGACTAGTAAGCACAGTACCACTTCAACATACAGAGTGGAACTACATACAAAGATACACTTAACTGTTAGGAGTCAGACATTCATGGAGCAGCTTCAGGATGAAGCCATGAACATCACCCCATGCTTTGCTTTGAACTGATGAACCAGACAAAAGGCTCTACGTGTCACAGATGCAGACTTGAGGGAGAAGCCACCCCCCGctgtccccccctccacccctcgATACCAGCTTCCCCAGCTCTTTAAGCAAGTCTCTCCTTGGCAGTTTCTCGTGCCGCAAGCAGCTCTCATAGCCCTCCCCACTCCCGAGTACCTTTATAGGATCGGACAAATAGAGCTTCTCGGCAGCGCGGGTGAACTCCTCCCAGGTCTGATAATGCGGCATGGCTGCTTCGCTCTGACGAGAAATGTACAGCTCATCTGTCTGCCAAACAAGCAGCAAGATGGTGGATTAAGGCGGGGTGAATTTAAACAAGGAGCCTTGCCATTGGGTTCACTGGGAAAGCGCACCAATAGCGAGGCGCTTTGTTTGGAAgtcactttctcctcctcctcttcctgctccaaTGGGGAACTGCTTACTATAGAGACGGCGAGCACATGATCGGTTTCCGGAGACTAGCTGCACGGAAAGTTGAGCTCACAGCACCCTTCGATGGTCGGGTAGAGGAAAACCTCAAGCGCAGCCGCAACCCCTGTCTCCAAAGTTACAAAGGCCCTGCGCTTGTGATAGAGAGGCAAGGGCAATCATCATTGGTCATTACTCTGTCCAATCAGAAGGCGATGTGGCAAGCGACTAGTTAGTCATTAGATTCCAACATTCTGCTTTCCTTTCTCATCTTACTAGCTTCTGCTCAATATATTCACATGAGGCTCCTGTcacccccctgctaactgaacaaagaggcaccttttaaagtgatgattttcttatatttagcagggggagagcaatctatccaactccagcacaacacccctccaGTGGTGTTTCCGTTACATTTCTTTCtaaattgtgagctctttgtTTCAAAGAACTGTTCTTTATTTAACATGAACATGTATCTGTTCTTTATCAACTTAATAAAGAACACAGTTTGTTCTATGTTTTCAGCACCCTGGGGTAAGCCAGTCagttggggacaggggacaatctTACTtaatatttttctgtgtaaatcactttgagaacttttgttgaaaagcagtatataaatatttgtagtagtaatagtattatGTATCTTCCCTAACTCTACCCTCAAGCATTTATAAGCCTCTTTGACTTTAATTTAAAGAATAGTGGGATACAAATCTATTAACTAAATTGTAGTTAATCAACTAATTAATATCCATGAACATCAGAGATGCGTTGTGACTTATGTCCTAACTTTGTTATTTCTGTGTTTATAGCATCTGTTaattttccttccactttcctttTGGATGTATTTCACACAGCTTTGAATCTTAGAACAAGGTTGAAGTTGGCATCTTGA encodes:
- the SRP9 gene encoding signal recognition particle 9 kDa protein, whose protein sequence is MPHYQTWEEFTRAAEKLYLSDPIKVRVVLKYRHCDGSLCIKVTDDVVCLLYRTDQAQDVKKIEKFHSQLMRLMVTKDSRNVAMETD